The proteins below are encoded in one region of Clostridium cylindrosporum DSM 605:
- a CDS encoding VTT domain-containing protein — translation MFIINVALHFDKYIPVLIDNYGPSIYLILFLIIFCETGFVITPFLPGDSIIFACGALGASSGMNILSLSLLLTMAAILGDGINYIVGKSIGRKIIKFNTPIIKAKYIREAQKFYDKYGSKAIFLSRFVPIVRTFAPFVAGVGKMEYRKFGIYNVLGGIVWVNLFLIGGFIFGNFQIVKDNFSIVLMVIIIISVVPIFYEIIKHKMESNIKLKDKKVNY, via the coding sequence TCCTTATAGATAATTATGGACCTTCTATATACCTAATATTATTCTTAATAATATTTTGTGAAACTGGGTTTGTTATAACTCCTTTTTTACCTGGAGATTCAATTATATTCGCCTGTGGGGCCCTAGGGGCTTCCTCAGGTATGAATATACTAAGTCTTAGCTTACTACTTACTATGGCAGCTATTTTAGGTGATGGAATAAATTATATAGTAGGTAAAAGTATAGGTAGAAAAATTATAAAATTCAATACTCCAATAATAAAAGCAAAATATATTAGAGAGGCACAAAAATTTTATGATAAGTATGGTAGTAAGGCGATATTTTTATCAAGGTTTGTACCGATTGTAAGGACCTTTGCTCCTTTTGTTGCGGGGGTAGGAAAAATGGAATATAGAAAATTTGGGATATATAATGTACTGGGTGGAATTGTTTGGGTTAACCTTTTTCTTATAGGAGGATTTATATTTGGTAATTTTCAAATAGTAAAGGATAACTTTTCAATTGTACTAATGGTAATTATTATAATTTCTGTTGTTCCAATATTCTATGAGATTATAAAACATAAAATGGAATCAAATATAAAATTAAAAGATAAAAAGGTAAATTATTAA